The following proteins come from a genomic window of Pseudomonas putida:
- a CDS encoding DoxX family protein, giving the protein MTTLTRTLSAFERFGTWSADLPLRLFLAWEFFESGLEKFNASNWFGDIQGSFPFPFNQLPAELNWQLSMWAELILPLLLLLGLGTRLASLGLMVVTVVAIAAVHWPAHWSGLAELAQGYTITDQGFGNFKLPLIYLVALLPLLLKGAGRLSLDHWLGMQFSK; this is encoded by the coding sequence ATGACTACCTTGACCCGCACCCTGTCCGCCTTCGAACGCTTCGGAACCTGGAGCGCCGACCTGCCGTTACGGCTGTTCCTGGCCTGGGAATTTTTTGAATCCGGCCTGGAGAAATTCAACGCCAGCAACTGGTTCGGCGACATTCAAGGCAGCTTCCCGTTCCCCTTCAACCAGCTGCCGGCAGAGCTGAACTGGCAGCTGTCGATGTGGGCTGAGTTGATACTGCCGTTGCTGCTGTTGCTGGGCCTGGGGACGCGGCTGGCGTCATTGGGGCTGATGGTGGTGACCGTAGTGGCAATTGCGGCGGTGCACTGGCCGGCGCACTGGTCGGGCCTGGCTGAGCTCGCCCAGGGATATACGATTACTGACCAAGGTTTTGGCAACTTCAAATTGCCCTTGATCTACCTGGTAGCGTTGTTGCCACTGCTGCTGAAAGGGGCCGGGCGATTGAGCCTCGATCATTGGCTTGGAATGCAGTTCAGCAAGTGA
- a CDS encoding ferric reductase-like transmembrane domain-containing protein produces the protein MKALALPSGWKLFAALATLTLAMTALVLASQPDPDGLRSAIRATARSSFALFLLAFLASSLVTLLPGTSSRRILQERRYIGLAFAFSHTVHGLLIYRYAQHFPELFWAGRTFASSLPGTVGYLFLLLLTATSFKAPMRLLGGRTWQALHSSGMWVLAAVFCLSFYKRIPMGGWYPLAFALMFSAIAVKLTAKLARQQRRSARTLS, from the coding sequence ATGAAAGCCCTTGCCTTACCCTCCGGCTGGAAACTGTTCGCAGCCCTCGCCACCCTTACCCTGGCGATGACCGCCTTGGTGCTGGCCAGCCAACCTGACCCGGACGGTTTGCGCAGCGCCATCCGTGCCACCGCCCGCAGCTCCTTCGCGCTGTTCCTGCTGGCGTTTCTGGCGTCGTCGCTGGTGACGTTGCTGCCAGGCACATCAAGCCGTCGCATTCTCCAGGAGCGACGCTACATAGGGCTGGCATTCGCTTTCTCCCACACCGTGCATGGCTTGTTGATCTACCGCTATGCCCAGCATTTTCCCGAGCTGTTCTGGGCCGGCCGTACATTCGCGTCCAGCCTGCCCGGCACCGTCGGCTACCTGTTCCTGCTTCTGCTCACCGCCACCTCCTTCAAGGCCCCCATGCGGCTGTTGGGCGGTCGCACCTGGCAGGCCCTGCACAGCAGCGGCATGTGGGTGCTGGCGGCCGTGTTCTGCCTGTCGTTCTACAAACGCATCCCCATGGGTGGCTGGTACCCGCTAGCGTTCGCCCTGATGTTCAGCGCTATCGCCGTCAAGCTCACCGCCAAGCTGGCCCGCCAACAACGCCGCAGCGCTCGTACCCTTTCCTGA
- a CDS encoding sensor histidine kinase gives MKWPRTLASRLALIFITGLVLAYGLSFSLQAYERYISSRSMMLSNLEQDVATSVAILDRLPAAERPAWLPRLERRTYRYRLDAGVTGAAMPSDDPPMAADSIVKAIGSDYRLTFLDIPGPNAHFQAHLNLADGAPLTIDVTPSPVPLARWLPVVLLIQLAVLLLCTWLAVHLAIGPLTRLARAVDNLDPDKPGVQLDESGPREVRYAAVAFNALQARIAAHLKERMQLLAAISHDLQTPITRMKLRVEVMDEGVEKDKLWSDLGEMEHLVREGVAYARSMDTSTETPCRVNLDAFLDSLVFDYQDSGAKVQRHGSTGSLLETRPHALRRVLVNLVDNALKFAGAAELEVCREGGMTVIRVLDNGPGIPGDELDEVLKPFYRVEGSRNRSTGGTGLGLAIAHQLIQAMGGRLTLSNRDSGGLCAQIELA, from the coding sequence ATGAAGTGGCCGCGCACCCTCGCCTCGCGCCTGGCACTGATCTTCATCACCGGATTGGTGCTGGCCTACGGGCTGTCGTTCAGCCTGCAGGCCTATGAGCGCTATATCAGCAGCCGCTCGATGATGCTCAGCAATCTGGAACAGGACGTCGCCACTTCGGTGGCCATCCTCGACCGCCTGCCCGCTGCTGAACGCCCCGCCTGGCTGCCCCGCCTGGAGCGGCGCACGTACCGCTATCGGCTGGACGCTGGCGTAACGGGTGCGGCGATGCCAAGCGACGACCCGCCCATGGCCGCCGACTCGATCGTCAAGGCCATCGGTAGCGACTACCGCCTGACCTTCCTGGATATCCCCGGCCCGAATGCCCACTTCCAGGCACACCTGAACCTGGCTGACGGCGCACCGCTGACCATCGACGTCACCCCATCGCCGGTCCCGTTGGCCCGTTGGCTGCCCGTGGTTTTGCTGATCCAGCTGGCCGTATTGTTGCTGTGCACCTGGTTGGCAGTGCACCTGGCCATAGGCCCTCTGACCCGCCTGGCCCGCGCAGTGGACAACCTGGACCCGGACAAGCCCGGCGTACAGCTGGACGAAAGCGGCCCGCGAGAGGTGCGCTACGCCGCTGTGGCCTTCAACGCTCTGCAGGCGCGCATTGCCGCCCACCTCAAGGAGCGCATGCAGTTGCTGGCGGCGATCTCTCACGACCTGCAAACGCCGATCACACGTATGAAGCTGCGTGTCGAGGTGATGGACGAAGGGGTCGAGAAGGACAAGCTGTGGAGCGACCTGGGCGAGATGGAGCACCTGGTGCGCGAAGGCGTAGCGTACGCCCGCAGCATGGATACCAGCACTGAAACCCCGTGCCGGGTCAACCTCGATGCCTTTCTCGACAGCCTGGTGTTCGACTACCAGGACAGCGGCGCCAAAGTGCAGCGCCATGGCAGCACTGGCAGCCTGCTGGAAACCCGCCCCCATGCCCTTCGCCGAGTGCTGGTGAACCTGGTGGACAACGCCCTGAAGTTTGCCGGCGCCGCGGAGCTTGAGGTGTGTCGCGAGGGTGGCATGACCGTGATCCGGGTGCTCGACAACGGGCCTGGCATTCCCGGCGACGAGCTGGACGAAGTGCTCAAGCCGTTCTACCGGGTGGAGGGTTCACGCAATCGCAGCACTGGCGGCACCGGACTGGGGCTGGCCATTGCCCACCAGTTGATCCAGGCCATGGGTGGTCGACTGACCCTGAGCAATCGCGACAGTGGCGGTTTGTGCGCTCAGATCGAACTGGCCTGA
- a CDS encoding response regulator, with translation MEHVDHILIVDDDREIRELVGNYLKKNGLRTSIVADGRQMRAFLEANSVDLIVLDIMMPGDDGLLLCRELRAGKHRNTPVLMLTARNDETDRIIGLEMGADDYLTKPFSARELLARINAVLRRTRMLPPNLTISESGRLIGFGQWRLDTTARHLLDREGTLVALSGAEYRLLRVFLDHPQRVLSREQLLNLTQGREADIFDRSIDLLVSRLRQRLGDDAREPSCIKTVRSEGYVFSLPVQLLESPS, from the coding sequence ATGGAACATGTCGATCACATCCTGATCGTCGACGACGACCGCGAAATCCGCGAACTGGTCGGCAACTACCTCAAGAAGAATGGCCTGCGCACCAGCATCGTCGCCGATGGCCGGCAGATGCGCGCCTTCCTCGAAGCCAACAGCGTCGACCTGATCGTCCTCGACATCATGATGCCGGGCGATGACGGCCTGCTGCTGTGCCGCGAACTGCGCGCCGGCAAGCACCGCAATACGCCTGTGCTGATGCTGACCGCGCGCAACGACGAGACTGACCGCATCATCGGCCTGGAGATGGGCGCCGACGATTACCTGACCAAGCCATTCTCAGCCCGCGAATTGCTGGCCCGCATCAATGCCGTGCTGCGCCGCACACGCATGTTGCCGCCCAACCTGACCATCAGCGAAAGCGGGCGCCTGATCGGTTTCGGCCAGTGGCGTCTGGATACAACCGCGCGCCACCTGCTCGACCGCGAGGGCACGCTGGTGGCCCTCAGTGGCGCCGAATACCGCCTGTTGCGCGTGTTCCTCGACCACCCACAACGGGTGCTCAGCCGCGAGCAGTTGCTCAACCTGACCCAGGGCCGCGAGGCCGATATCTTCGATCGCTCCATCGACCTGCTGGTCAGCCGCTTGCGCCAGCGCCTGGGCGACGACGCGCGCGAACCCAGCTGCATCAAGACAGTGCGCAGTGAAGGTTATGTGTTCTCGCTGCCAGTGCAATTGCTCGAGTCGCCATCATGA
- a CDS encoding DUF2790 domain-containing protein, translated as MNMKTLASTSLFAALSFGGLAAQASTPPMEDASVMQYRYGDRLDIQKVLSVKDDQSDACGLVNSRMDYINSQGQRQSVQYRTYATSGCHDN; from the coding sequence ATGAACATGAAAACCCTCGCCAGCACCAGCCTGTTCGCCGCGCTCAGCTTCGGCGGCCTGGCTGCCCAGGCATCCACGCCGCCGATGGAGGACGCCAGCGTCATGCAGTACCGCTATGGCGACCGGCTTGATATCCAGAAAGTGCTGTCGGTGAAGGATGACCAGAGTGATGCCTGTGGCCTGGTCAACAGCCGCATGGATTACATCAACTCCCAGGGCCAGCGCCAGAGTGTGCAATACCGCACCTATGCCACGAGCGGTTGCCATGACAACTGA
- a CDS encoding thioredoxin family protein, whose product MTTERRMLLKVGGVAMALFGLGLAGHLAARDSYGAMPSLSGASQWLNSPALDATQLKGKVVLVDFWTWDCINCQRSLPHVNDWARRYADQGLVVVGVHTPEYDYEHDVSQLKSKVARLGIAYPVAVDNDHRVWNAWGNQFWPAHYFVDRQGQVRHVHFGEGDYDEQERVIKALLDEKG is encoded by the coding sequence ATGACAACTGAGCGCCGCATGCTGTTGAAAGTGGGCGGTGTGGCCATGGCGCTCTTCGGCCTGGGGCTGGCTGGCCATCTGGCGGCCCGCGACAGTTACGGGGCCATGCCATCGCTGTCCGGGGCCAGTCAGTGGCTCAACTCGCCAGCGCTGGATGCCACGCAACTCAAAGGCAAGGTAGTGCTGGTGGACTTCTGGACGTGGGACTGCATCAACTGCCAGCGCAGCCTGCCACATGTCAACGACTGGGCACGGCGGTACGCCGATCAGGGGCTGGTGGTGGTTGGTGTGCACACGCCGGAGTATGACTACGAGCATGATGTCAGTCAGTTGAAAAGCAAGGTGGCCCGCCTGGGGATCGCTTACCCGGTGGCGGTGGACAACGATCATCGGGTGTGGAATGCCTGGGGTAATCAGTTCTGGCCAGCGCACTACTTTGTCGATCGCCAGGGCCAAGTGCGGCATGTGCACTTTGGTGAAGGTGACTACGACGAGCAGGAGAGGGTGATAAAGGCGTTGCTGGATGAAAAAGGCTGA
- a CDS encoding shikimate dehydrogenase, whose protein sequence is MTQPAILAGLIGRGIQLSRTPALHEHEGDAQDLRYLYRLIDADQLQLDDSALAQLLEAAQHTGFTGLNITYPFKQAILPLLDELSDEARGIGAVNTVVLKDGRRVGHNTDCLGFAEGLRRGLPDVARRQVVQMGAGGAGSAVAHALLGEGVERLVLFEVDAARAQALVDNLNGHFGADRAIVGTDLAAEIAEADGLVNTTPVGMAKLPGTPLPVELLHARLWVAEIIYFPLETELLRAARALGCRTLDGSNMAVFQAVKAFELFSGRQANAERMQAHFASLI, encoded by the coding sequence ATGACTCAGCCGGCCATCCTTGCCGGCCTGATCGGCCGTGGTATTCAGCTGTCGCGCACCCCTGCCCTGCATGAACATGAAGGCGATGCGCAGGACTTACGCTACCTCTATCGCTTGATTGACGCCGACCAACTGCAGCTGGACGACAGCGCCTTGGCGCAATTGCTCGAAGCCGCCCAGCACACAGGCTTCACCGGGCTCAATATCACCTACCCGTTCAAGCAGGCGATCCTGCCACTGCTCGACGAACTGTCCGATGAGGCCAGGGGTATCGGTGCGGTCAACACTGTGGTCCTCAAGGACGGCAGGCGTGTGGGCCATAACACTGACTGCCTGGGCTTCGCCGAGGGCTTGCGTCGCGGCCTGCCCGACGTCGCGCGCCGGCAAGTGGTGCAGATGGGTGCCGGCGGTGCTGGCTCGGCAGTGGCCCATGCGTTGCTGGGCGAAGGGGTCGAGCGGCTGGTGCTGTTCGAAGTGGACGCAGCGCGCGCACAAGCACTGGTCGACAACCTCAACGGCCACTTCGGCGCAGATCGAGCCATTGTGGGCACAGACTTGGCGGCTGAGATTGCCGAGGCGGACGGGCTGGTCAACACCACGCCGGTCGGCATGGCCAAACTTCCGGGCACGCCGCTGCCGGTCGAGCTGCTGCATGCCCGGCTGTGGGTGGCGGAGATCATCTATTTCCCGCTGGAAACCGAGCTGCTGCGCGCGGCACGGGCACTGGGCTGCCGGACACTGGATGGCAGCAACATGGCCGTGTTCCAGGCGGTGAAAGCGTTCGAACTGTTCAGTGGCCGCCAGGCCAATGCCGAGCGCATGCAGGCGCATTTCGCCAGCCTCATCTGA